In the genome of Candidatus Bathyarchaeota archaeon, the window AACTATTTGTTTAAAATGAATATTATATGCATGAGAACAGCTGATAGCTTTCCCCTCGGTCAAGTTTGGCTCAATTGATTCTTTATATACATTGGGTTGATCTAAGTCAGGAAATAGCATATGAATGATGTCCGCTTTCTCTGCTGCCTCCGATACACTGACTGGAGTGAAACCATCTTCCTTTGCCCTATTCCAGGAATTTCCTCCTGGTCTTAAGCCCAAGACTATATTAAGGCCAGAGTCTCGATAATTTAAAGCTTGAGCTCTACCTTGATTTCCATAGCCAATTACAGCTATTGTTCTATCTTTCAATATTCCTAAATCCGCATCCTTATCATAGTATATTTTTGCCATTTTTTATTTTAACCTCCTAATCATCTATTCTAACAGATTTTGGACCCCTTAAGCTAGCGGTCTCACCAGTTCTAGATACCTCTACAAGTCCGAAGTCTCTAGTCAATTCAATGAAAGCGTCAATTTTGCTCTTACTACCTACCAGTTCAACTATAACTGATTTAGGAGACAAGTCGACTATTCTTCCCCGGAATGTCTCCACATAATTGAATAAATCCGATCGAGTCTTTGAGTCATCAACTTTAAGTTTTATAAGTGCAAGTTCTCTGATTACAGCTTCTCCAGGGTCTAGTTTTGCTGCCTTTAGTACATCTACCAATTTCTCAAGCTGACCCAC includes:
- the ilvN gene encoding acetolactate synthase small subunit; the protein is MLRKTFIISALVEHKPGVLYKVSNMFWRRNFNIESVAIGTAEQNDLARMTITIKGEEREAEQLVGQLEKLVDVLKAAKLDPGEAVIRELALIKLKVDDSKTRSDLFNYVETFRGRIVDLSPKSVIVELVGSKSKIDAFIELTRDFGLVEVSRTGETASLRGPKSVRIDD